One window of the Sulfurimonas crateris genome contains the following:
- a CDS encoding multiheme c-type cytochrome, with translation MKTLYILLFTALFLGANDAVHEFAPNQECQKCHEQIYSEYYGSMHANATPQKDPIHNAIWNKQVAMTKTEQYSCGKCHTPGADNLDKMTTPGEKAMFDAQNPTHQEAIGCAYCHRIEKIEEHAQSNTNIISKDKNSYYGSNRSSLDSPYHKIITDENENFKNGNVCVGCHSHNVNKFGLNLCSSNVNSEMNSANCVSCHMPQVEGSFSSIIETKTHSFHGFAGAHFHSEMLSKYVNISILRNIDHFIVNVDNQSSHALLLHPARLALLKISVTRGEETTELEKEVFVRVIGKEGKPSMPWMAEEVIKDTMIQANEKRAVRRDFKLQEGDRVDVVLGWFLVNPKALESLGLKDEKTAKEFKVFKKESFTF, from the coding sequence ATGAAAACACTATACATACTTCTTTTTACAGCCCTTTTTTTAGGGGCGAACGATGCCGTTCACGAGTTTGCACCCAACCAAGAGTGTCAAAAGTGCCATGAACAGATATATAGTGAGTACTACGGTTCTATGCACGCAAATGCTACACCGCAAAAAGACCCTATCCACAACGCTATCTGGAACAAGCAAGTAGCAATGACCAAGACCGAGCAGTACAGCTGCGGCAAATGCCACACACCCGGAGCGGACAATCTTGACAAGATGACAACACCGGGCGAAAAGGCGATGTTTGATGCTCAAAACCCTACTCATCAAGAGGCTATAGGGTGTGCATACTGCCACCGCATAGAGAAGATAGAGGAGCATGCACAGAGCAATACGAACATTATCTCAAAAGATAAAAACAGCTATTACGGCTCCAACAGAAGCTCTCTTGACTCTCCCTACCACAAGATCATAACTGATGAGAACGAGAACTTTAAAAACGGTAATGTCTGCGTAGGGTGCCATTCTCACAATGTAAACAAATTCGGTCTTAACCTCTGCTCAAGCAACGTTAACAGCGAAATGAACAGCGCCAACTGCGTAAGCTGCCATATGCCTCAAGTTGAGGGAAGCTTCTCCTCTATCATAGAGACAAAAACTCACTCTTTTCACGGTTTTGCGGGTGCGCACTTTCACTCTGAGATGCTGAGCAAATATGTAAATATATCGATACTCAGAAACATAGATCACTTCATAGTGAATGTGGACAACCAGAGCTCTCACGCACTTCTGCTTCACCCTGCCCGTCTGGCTCTCTTAAAGATAAGCGTAACAAGAGGGGAAGAGACAACGGAACTTGAAAAAGAGGTGTTTGTCAGAGTGATAGGAAAGGAGGGCAAACCATCTATGCCTTGGATGGCTGAGGAAGTCATAAAAGATACGATGATACAGGCAAATGAGAAAAGAGCCGTAAGAAGAGATTTCAAACTTCAAGAGGGCGACAGAGTAGATGTTGTGCTTGGATGGTTCTTGGTAAATCCAAAAGCTCTTGAGAGTCTTGGACTCAAAGATGAGAAAACGGCAAAAGAGTTTAAAGTCTTTAAAAAAGAGAGTTTTACGTTTTAA